In Candidatus Endomicrobium procryptotermitis, the following proteins share a genomic window:
- a CDS encoding dipeptide/oligopeptide/nickel ABC transporter ATP-binding protein — protein sequence MLLEVINLSKKYVSKELFKENNFLALDTVGFSLSKGEYLSVIGSSGCGKTTLGKIIAGLLEYDAGSVKYFDKDIKDYSVTELSAKVQMIFQNPYASLNPKLRIKSSLSEALNDKQKENAEEIICKVLESVGLDVRILNNYPHQFSGGQRQRIAVARILLKNPQLIIADEPFASLDIYSQTQILEIFKNIEKTSKTSMILITHDIAAASRFAERMIIMKNGKIVKDSSFEKIFNEKENKYISDLISAMEL from the coding sequence ATGCTTTTAGAAGTCATTAATTTGTCAAAAAAGTATGTTTCAAAAGAACTTTTTAAAGAGAATAATTTTCTTGCTCTTGACACTGTGGGTTTTTCTTTAAGCAAGGGGGAATATTTGTCTGTCATAGGCAGTTCCGGCTGTGGCAAAACTACACTTGGTAAAATCATCGCAGGTCTTTTGGAATATGATGCTGGAAGCGTTAAATATTTTGACAAAGATATAAAAGATTATTCGGTGACGGAACTTTCAGCGAAAGTGCAGATGATTTTCCAAAATCCGTATGCATCTTTAAATCCAAAATTGAGAATAAAATCGTCTCTTTCGGAAGCTTTAAACGATAAACAAAAAGAAAATGCCGAAGAAATTATATGCAAAGTTTTGGAAAGCGTCGGCTTGGATGTCAGAATTTTAAACAATTACCCTCATCAGTTTTCCGGAGGACAGAGGCAGAGAATTGCGGTTGCGCGTATATTGCTTAAAAATCCCCAACTTATAATAGCCGACGAACCTTTTGCGTCTCTTGACATTTATTCTCAAACTCAGATACTTGAAATTTTTAAAAACATAGAAAAAACATCTAAAACTTCCATGATATTGATTACACATGATATTGCGGCTGCGTCTCGTTTTGCCGAAAGAATGATTATTATGAAGAACGGGAAAATCGTCAAAGATTCTTCTTTCGAAAAGATTTTTAATGAAAAAGAAAATAAATACATATCAGATTTAATATCGGCAATGGAACTGTAA
- a CDS encoding HD domain-containing protein, translated as MENLIKALIYCSKGYEVYVVGGFARDLYLKRRHKDIDLAISKSAEKFSKRAAAFLGAKLVVLDDLNKVYRIVLKDKNVAANIDVSLFDGKTIEEDLNNRDFTINAVAFNIADFKDYKSKMIFADKKCIADLKNKTINTVSKNIFKKDPLRMLRAFRFAAETGFRITQETLKLIKLNTKLIKKSAVERIKNEFFRILSASNAADILKIMDKSGLLSELFCEISKMKKASKKYYYHPRGLFQHSFETMEAAENIINNLEKYFPDNFKELEEHFSRRETYSENVSKVSLLKFSALFHDIAKPETAKKEDKKMRFFGHEQKGAVKIEKMMKALKMGKKEISDTKFLVENHMRPSTLTKNNIVTKKAALKFFRDIGENTPDLLLLSMADWHSYKRLKVFVPSELKMQEKSVRRLIHEYYEIKNAKPLPKLIDGNIVMKKFKLKPGPWLRDIIEFVALAQQNGKISNKKEALNLISLKIVSVKKKYKI; from the coding sequence ATGGAGAATTTAATTAAAGCGCTTATATATTGTTCAAAAGGTTATGAAGTTTACGTGGTCGGCGGATTTGCCAGAGATTTGTATCTGAAACGCCGTCACAAAGATATTGATTTGGCTATCAGTAAAAGCGCTGAAAAGTTTTCAAAGAGAGCCGCTGCTTTTCTCGGAGCTAAGCTGGTCGTTCTTGATGATTTAAACAAAGTTTACAGAATAGTATTAAAAGATAAAAATGTGGCGGCGAATATTGATGTCTCTCTTTTTGACGGAAAAACAATAGAAGAAGATTTAAATAACAGGGATTTTACCATAAATGCGGTGGCTTTTAATATTGCTGATTTTAAAGATTATAAGAGCAAAATGATATTTGCTGATAAAAAATGTATTGCAGATTTAAAAAATAAAACAATCAACACTGTTTCAAAAAATATATTTAAAAAAGATCCTTTAAGGATGCTTCGCGCATTCAGGTTTGCAGCGGAGACGGGGTTTAGGATAACTCAGGAAACTTTAAAATTGATAAAGTTAAACACAAAACTCATAAAAAAATCGGCTGTGGAGAGAATAAAAAATGAGTTTTTCAGAATTTTATCCGCATCAAACGCTGCGGATATTTTGAAAATTATGGATAAAAGCGGGCTTCTTTCGGAGTTGTTTTGTGAAATTTCAAAAATGAAAAAGGCTTCTAAAAAATATTATTATCATCCGCGGGGATTATTTCAGCATTCATTTGAAACGATGGAAGCTGCGGAAAATATAATAAACAATCTAGAAAAATATTTTCCAGACAATTTTAAAGAGCTTGAAGAACACTTTTCTCGCAGGGAAACTTATTCTGAAAATGTTTCAAAAGTAAGCCTTTTAAAATTTTCCGCATTATTCCATGACATTGCAAAGCCTGAAACTGCCAAAAAAGAAGACAAAAAAATGCGTTTTTTCGGTCATGAACAGAAGGGAGCGGTAAAAATTGAAAAGATGATGAAAGCGTTAAAAATGGGCAAAAAAGAAATTTCCGATACCAAATTCCTCGTTGAAAATCATATGAGACCTTCGACTCTTACAAAAAACAATATAGTTACGAAAAAAGCGGCTTTGAAATTTTTTAGAGATATCGGAGAGAACACCCCAGATTTGCTTTTGCTTTCGATGGCAGACTGGCATTCTTATAAAAGATTGAAAGTTTTTGTTCCATCGGAATTGAAAATGCAGGAAAAGTCGGTGCGCAGGCTTATCCATGAATATTATGAAATAAAAAACGCCAAGCCTTTACCAAAACTTATCGACGGCAATATAGTAATGAAAAAGTTCAAATTAAAGCCAGGTCCATGGCTTAGAGATATTATTGAATTTGTCGCGCTGGCACAGCAGAACGGCAAGATTTCAAATAAAAAAGAAGCTCTAAATCTGATTTCTTTAAAAATTGTTTCCGTCAAAAAGAAATATAAAATTTAA